The following proteins come from a genomic window of Lolium rigidum isolate FL_2022 chromosome 5, APGP_CSIRO_Lrig_0.1, whole genome shotgun sequence:
- the LOC124652345 gene encoding uncharacterized protein LOC124652345 encodes MAAIWVAVAVMLVATAQVVAAAPVTAPAFLWAPKNYGLSSSEAKEVVHYQTLSPKSLAKSVLEEGGWSNLVCSKDGPQKNVDVAVLFLGSKLQSSDISKDKQADPALADTLKLSFSSSELSMAFPYVAISEDEALENSLLSGFTENCEDGSRGNHITYTDTCAASSESMKKHSSMDSIQDLVKSRMGNNPTGQTELIVFCSGGFKDNVKSEGELLSEVVSVLNKSGAKYSILYASQPYGLLENTSELPLARYLAEKTNETKPILEKCDGECQLKSTLLEGVFVGLVLLIILISGLCCMMGIDTPSRFEAAQD; translated from the exons ATGGCGGCGATctgggtggcggtggcggtgatgctGGTCGCCACTGCTCAGGTGGTGGCGGCTGCCCCGGTGACGGCGCCGGCTTTCCTCTGGGCGCCCAAGAACTACGG ACTCAGTTCTAGTGAGGCTAAAGAAGTTGTCCACTATCAGACACTCTCCCCAAAGAGCTTAGCTAAATCTGTTCTCGAGGAAGGTGGCTGGTCTAACTTGGTG TGTTCAAAGGATGGTCCTCAAAAGAATGTTGATGTTGCAGTTCTTTTTCTTGGATCAAAG CTACAATCATCGGACATCTCTAAAGATAAACAAGCCGATCCAGCTTTAGCGGACACACTGAAG CTAtcattctcaagctctgagctttCCATGGCATTCCCTTATGTTGCCATCTCAGAAGATGAAGCATTAGAGAACTCATTGCTCTCTGGATTTACTGAGAATTGTGAGGATGGCTCCCGAGGAAATCACATCACATACACTGACACATGCGCTGCAAGCAGTGAAAGTATGAAGAAACATTCGAGCATGGATTCCATTCAA GACTTGGTCAAGTCACGGATGGGAAACAACCCAACTGGACAGACTGAGCTAATTGTCTTCTGTAGTGGCGGTTTCAAGGACAATGTCAAATCAGAAG GGGAGTTGCTTTCGGAGGTGGTTTCTGTGCTTAACAAGTCTGGGGCTAAATATTCGATCCTGTATGCTTCTCAACCCTATGGTTTGTTGGAGAACACTTCCGAACTGCCACTGGCCAGGTACCTTGCAGAGAAGACCAATGAAACTAAACCCATCCTAGAGAAATGCGATGGAGAGTGCCAACTAAAATCAACTCTCCTGGAAGGAGTTTTTGTG GGATTGGTGCTGCTTATCATCTTGATCTCAGGACTCTGCTGCATGATGGGGATTGATACTCCATCAAGGTTCGAGGCTGCCCAGGATTAA